Proteins encoded in a region of the Orcinus orca chromosome 8, mOrcOrc1.1, whole genome shotgun sequence genome:
- the CRYAB gene encoding alpha-crystallin B chain yields the protein MDIAIHHPWIRRPFFPFHSPSRLFDQFFGEHLLESDLFPASTSLSPFYLRLPSFLRAPSWIDTGLSEMRLEKDRFSVNLDVKHFSPEELKVKVLGDVIEVHGKHEERQDEHGFVSREFHRKYRIPADVDPLTITSSLSSDGILTVNGPRKQVSGPERTIPITREEKPAVTAAPKK from the exons ATGGACATCGCCATCCACCACCCCTGGATCCGCcgccccttctttccttttcactctCCCAGCCGCCTCTTTGACCAGTTCTTTGGCGAGCACCTGTTGGAGTCTGATCTCTTCCCAGCTTCTACTTCCCTGAGCCCCTTCTACCTTCGGCTGCCTTCATTTCTGCGGGCACCCAGCTGGATTGACACTGGGCTCTCAGAG ATGCGGCTGGAGAAGGACAGATTCTCTGTCAACCTGGACGTGAAGCACTTCTCCCCAGAGGAACtcaaggtcaaggtgctgggAGATGTGATTGAGGTGCATGGAAAACATGAAGAGCGCCAG GATGAACATGGCTTCGTCTCCCGGGAGTTCCACCGGAAGTACCGGATCCCAGCTGATGTGGACCCTCTCACAATTACTTCATCCCTGTCATCTGATGGCATCCTCACTGTGAATGGACCAAGGAAACAGGTCTCGGGCCCTGAGCGCACCATTCCCATCACCCGTGAAGAGAAACCTGCTGTCACTGCAGCCCCCAAGAAGTAG
- the HSPB2 gene encoding heat shock protein beta-2, giving the protein MSGRSVPHAHPATAEYEFANPSRLGEQRFGEGLLPEEILTPTLYHGYYVRPRAVQAGEGGRAGASELRLSEGKFQAFLDVSHFTPDEVTVRTVDNLLEVSARHPQRLDRHGFVSREFCRTYVLPADVDPWRVRAALSHDGILNLEAPRGGRHLDTEVNEVYISLLPAPPDPEEEEEASVEP; this is encoded by the exons ATGTCGGGCCGCTCGGTGCCACATGCCCACCCGGCCACCGCCGAGTACGAGTTTGCCAACCCGAGCCGCCTGGGCGAGCAGCGCTTCGGGGAAG gCCTCCTGCCAGAAGAGATCCTGACCCCCACCCTCTACCATGGCTACTATGTCCGGCCCCGGGCTGTCCAAGCTGGGGAGGGCGGCAGGGCAGGGGCCTCTGAGCTTCGGCTCAGTGAGGGCAAGTTCCAGGCGTTTCTGGATGTGAGCCACTTTACCCCCGATGAGGTAACCGTGAGGACTGTAGACAACCTACTGGAGGTGTCTGCCCGGCACCCCCAGCGCCTGGACCGCCATGGCTTCGTGTCCAGAGAGTTCTGCCGAACCTACGTCCTGCCTGCTGATGTTGACCCCTGGCGGGTCCGCGCTGCTCTCTCCCATGATGGCATCCTCAACCTGGAGGCGCCTCGGGGTGGCCGACATTTGGACACAGAGGTCAATGAGGTCTACATCTCCCTGCTCCCTGCACCTCCTGatccagaggaagaggaggaagccagTGTTGAGCCCTGA
- the C8H11orf52 gene encoding uncharacterized protein C11orf52 homolog codes for MGNRLGCGGSWSCPSTFQRKKKMGSQARRTLKQQQQQNGTKGHDPTGRTYEQVLKQPVSQEMSQGLMSEESSLHYADIQLCSLTQTRSAQEVKHLQLENATEYATLYFPQSTPRYDSKNGTLV; via the exons ATGGGAAACCGGCTCGGCTGCGGGGGAAGCTG GAGCTGCCCATCAACtttccagaggaaaaagaaaatgg GGAGCCAAGCAAGACGGACAttaaagcagcagcagcaacagaatGGCACAAAG GGCCATGACCCAACGGGACGTACGTATGAGCAGGTGTTAAAGCAGCCTGTGTCTCAGGAGATGAGTCAAGGCCTCATGTCGGAGGAGAGCAGCTTACACTATGCAGACATTCAATTGTGCAGCCTAACCCAGACACGCTCTGCCCAGGAGGTGAAGCACCTACAGCTAGAAAATGCTACAGAATATGCGACGCTTTACTTCCCCCAGTCCACACCCCGCTATGACAGCAAGAACGGGACCCTAGTATGA
- the LOC117202624 gene encoding NADH dehydrogenase [ubiquinone] 1 alpha subcomplex subunit 1-like has product DLLGNGIELWFEIHSGIAIMTMCLFKLRKATARIHRFTNRGKEKMVAHYSYQWNLMERHRRISGVNRYYVLKGLENID; this is encoded by the coding sequence GACTTGCTTGGTAACGGCATCGAGTTGTGGTTTGAGATTCACTCTGGGATCGCCATCATGACCATGTGCTTGTTCAAACTGCGAAAGGCCACTGCGCGCATCCACAGGTTCACTAACAGGGGCAAGGAAAAAATGGTTGCCCATTATTCGTATCAGTGGAACTTGATGGAAAGACATAGGCGCATCTCTGGAGTTAATCGTTACTATGTGTTAAAGGGTTTGGAGAACATTGATTAA